In the genome of Candidatus Moraniibacteriota bacterium, one region contains:
- the ruvB gene encoding Holliday junction branch migration DNA helicase RuvB, protein MTLISSTATSDDPALDTTLRPQGFGEYIGQEKIKRNLGIFIEAARKRGDPVEHVLFYGPAGLGKTTLSHIIAKEMGVGIKVTSGPAIERVGDLGSILTNLENGDVLFIDEIHRLNKLIEEVLYPAMEDYKLDIIIGKGPSARTIQLDLPKFTLIGATTRLGSISNPLRNRFGSVHRLEFYTEEEIARILTRSSRILNIGIDPAGARRIAQASRRTPRVANRLLKRVRDYAQTRDVEIITRDTAHEALTLLEIDHLGLEPTDRHILSTMIDKFSGGPVGVQTIAAATSEERETIEDVYEPFLIQLGLLARTPRGRIVTPEAYSHLGATPPEGHENKLF, encoded by the coding sequence ATGACCCTCATTTCATCGACCGCTACGTCCGACGATCCCGCCCTCGACACAACGCTTCGCCCGCAAGGGTTCGGCGAGTACATCGGGCAAGAGAAGATCAAACGAAACCTCGGCATCTTCATCGAGGCGGCACGCAAGCGCGGCGACCCTGTCGAGCACGTACTCTTCTACGGTCCGGCAGGCCTCGGCAAAACGACACTCTCTCATATCATAGCCAAGGAGATGGGTGTCGGCATAAAAGTGACGAGCGGCCCCGCTATCGAACGCGTCGGCGACTTGGGCTCTATCCTCACCAATCTTGAGAACGGCGACGTGCTCTTCATCGACGAAATCCATCGCCTCAACAAGCTCATCGAAGAAGTGCTCTACCCGGCAATGGAAGACTACAAGCTCGACATCATTATCGGCAAAGGCCCATCGGCGCGCACCATCCAACTCGATCTTCCCAAATTCACCCTGATCGGCGCTACAACCCGACTCGGGTCCATTTCCAATCCGCTTCGAAACCGATTCGGATCCGTGCATCGTCTCGAATTTTATACCGAAGAAGAAATCGCCCGCATACTCACGCGCTCGAGCCGCATACTCAATATCGGCATCGACCCCGCCGGCGCTCGACGCATCGCCCAAGCGAGCCGGCGCACGCCGCGCGTCGCCAACCGCCTCCTGAAGCGCGTCCGCGACTACGCGCAAACGCGAGACGTCGAAATCATCACTCGTGACACCGCGCACGAAGCGCTCACCCTTCTTGAGATAGACCACCTCGGACTCGAACCGACCGACCGGCACATTCTCTCCACCATGATCGATAAATTCTCGGGCGGCCCCGTCGGCGTCCAAACCATTGCCGCCGCAACCAGCGAAGAACGCGAAACCATCGAAGATGTCTATGAACCGTTCTTGATCCAACTCGGACTCCTCGCCCGCACCCCGAGAGGCCGCATCGTCACCCCGGAGGCATATTCCCATCTCGGGGCAACTCCCCCTGAAGGACATGAAAACAAACTTTTTTAA
- a CDS encoding YebC/PmpR family DNA-binding transcriptional regulator, whose amino-acid sequence MSGHSHWAGIKHRKGVNDAKRAKVFTKLARPITIAAREGGGNPDTNFKLRLAIDKAREYNMPKENIDRAIQRGAGSDKDGVQIDELVYEAFGPGNVAIIIKASSENRNRTVSEIKSILTKNGGKFVPTGSVSFLFQEVGEIALEIDSRSYETAELAAIEAGAIDTEYDMKEGILFIYTTPSDLQLVQNALAKTGLIVASSSIIHRPTEQISLSEADRSSYELLLERLNDHDDVDTVYDNAQ is encoded by the coding sequence ATGTCAGGACACTCACACTGGGCGGGAATCAAACACCGAAAAGGCGTCAATGATGCGAAGCGCGCGAAAGTATTCACCAAACTCGCCCGCCCCATCACTATCGCGGCGCGCGAAGGTGGCGGCAACCCGGATACCAATTTCAAACTTCGTCTCGCTATCGACAAGGCACGCGAGTACAACATGCCGAAGGAAAACATAGATCGCGCTATACAACGGGGGGCCGGCAGCGATAAAGACGGCGTGCAAATAGATGAGCTTGTCTACGAAGCATTCGGTCCTGGCAATGTCGCCATCATCATCAAGGCATCGAGCGAGAATCGCAATCGAACCGTCAGCGAGATCAAAAGTATTCTCACCAAAAATGGAGGGAAGTTCGTCCCGACCGGATCAGTCTCATTTCTCTTTCAAGAAGTCGGAGAGATTGCCCTGGAAATCGACTCTCGCTCTTATGAAACCGCCGAACTCGCCGCCATAGAGGCCGGCGCCATCGATACGGAGTATGATATGAAAGAAGGCATTCTTTTTATTTACACCACTCCTTCCGATCTTCAATTAGTGCAAAATGCCCTTGCAAAAACCGGACTCATCGTGGCATCCTCATCAATTATCCACCGCCCAACGGAGCAGATATCACTTTCCGAAGCCGACCGATCTAGCTATGAATTACTCCTCGAGAGACTCAATGATCACGATGATGTGGATACCGTGTATGACAATGCGCAATAA
- the polA gene encoding DNA polymerase I yields the protein MSRFVDEDYLGEFSEYFRLPNGGGMRYAFGMKETLPTLVILDGNALIHRAYHALPPLTSKSGELVNAVYGVALTLLSVLEKFHPEYIAASFDLAGPTFRHEKFTEYKATRVKAPDELYGQIPRVKELVRAFNIPIYEKEGFEADDCVGTLARQAKQQRPLVRTIIVTGDNDALQLVSDRVSVFALRKGVKDTVLYDETGVVAKYGFQPKTLIEFKGLRGDTSDNIPGVRGIGEKGATDLLKKYGTLESVYEHLRDLSPSLRVKLEAGRESAFLSRELGTIDTDAPVSLDLESCRLRDFDRKVVEGFFREMGFFSLVKKIPASDSGLSDDGGEKSKATGNVLTKRKDQELFFEQCASADRIVFLILPEKGTLFQTSAFTCDIAFFKERESGSARIVFDADNRRSFKLFFESNILKTTYDAKTAMKMLETVGIELRSIDFDCLLAGYLLNAGGTVSLSALMMEYVDSAESFDAESAMRIQVLQEKLSEKLQEIAKEQASGRTILDIFSNVEMPLIAILRGMERAGIRLNSSILISLSEEMEKEIDAIQKEIFVLAGREFNVGSPKQLSEVLFAELEIPTANLKRTKTGVSTASSELEKLKDEYPIVALVEQYRERTKLKSTYLDVLPRLVDTESRVHTTFGQATAATGRLSSTDPNLQNIPIRSEWGERIRSAFVASPGKLLVGADYSQIELRVAAHLSDDAEMCAAFRRGEDIHRRTASLVYNAPPESVTDDMRRKAKAFNFGIIYGMGAYGLSQSAGMTRDEAGKFIEDYLEHFSGIRAFMDSMRKFALEKGYVETELGRRRFLPEIESDNHQVVASAERMAINMPVQGLEADIVKLSMIAVDSFIRERFSGKATLLLQIHDELIFDVEESVAPVFAHEIKGVMESVYTLRVPLVVDVSVGKNWGEI from the coding sequence TTGTCAAGATTTGTAGACGAGGATTATCTCGGAGAATTTTCAGAGTATTTCCGACTTCCCAATGGCGGGGGAATGCGATATGCTTTCGGTATGAAAGAGACGCTGCCAACACTCGTCATTCTCGATGGAAATGCGCTCATACATCGTGCGTATCATGCGCTCCCGCCTTTGACGTCGAAGTCGGGGGAACTGGTGAATGCGGTCTATGGTGTCGCGCTGACACTACTCTCCGTCTTGGAGAAATTCCATCCGGAATATATTGCGGCGTCGTTCGATCTTGCCGGGCCGACTTTTCGGCATGAGAAATTTACCGAGTACAAAGCGACGCGCGTCAAAGCGCCGGACGAACTCTACGGACAGATTCCTCGTGTGAAGGAATTGGTGAGAGCCTTCAATATCCCGATCTATGAAAAAGAAGGATTCGAAGCGGACGATTGTGTGGGGACGCTCGCGCGGCAGGCAAAACAGCAGCGCCCGTTGGTTCGAACGATTATTGTGACAGGCGACAATGATGCTTTGCAACTGGTGTCTGACCGTGTGAGTGTTTTTGCGCTTCGAAAGGGAGTGAAAGACACGGTGCTGTATGATGAAACGGGCGTTGTGGCAAAGTATGGTTTTCAGCCGAAGACACTGATCGAATTCAAAGGACTTCGCGGCGATACGTCGGACAATATTCCCGGGGTGCGTGGCATCGGTGAAAAGGGAGCGACTGACCTCTTGAAGAAATATGGAACATTGGAGTCCGTTTATGAGCATCTCCGAGACCTTTCTCCTTCTTTGCGGGTGAAACTCGAGGCGGGGCGCGAGTCGGCATTTCTCTCGCGTGAGCTTGGTACGATCGATACCGATGCGCCGGTTTCACTTGATCTTGAATCGTGTCGTCTCCGCGACTTCGATCGGAAGGTGGTCGAAGGTTTTTTTCGAGAAATGGGATTTTTCAGTTTGGTGAAAAAAATTCCAGCAAGTGATTCCGGGTTATCAGATGATGGCGGAGAAAAATCAAAGGCGACTGGGAATGTTCTCACAAAGCGTAAGGATCAAGAACTTTTTTTTGAACAGTGCGCATCGGCTGATCGCATCGTGTTTCTGATACTGCCCGAGAAGGGAACGCTTTTTCAGACATCCGCATTTACTTGCGATATCGCTTTTTTCAAAGAACGCGAATCTGGGAGTGCACGCATTGTTTTTGATGCCGACAACCGGAGATCTTTCAAACTGTTCTTCGAGAGCAATATTTTGAAAACAACCTATGACGCGAAGACGGCGATGAAGATGCTCGAGACGGTCGGAATAGAACTTCGCTCCATTGATTTTGACTGTCTCTTGGCGGGATATCTCTTGAATGCCGGTGGGACAGTGTCGCTCTCGGCGCTTATGATGGAATATGTGGACAGTGCCGAGTCGTTCGATGCCGAATCCGCCATGCGGATTCAGGTACTTCAAGAGAAGCTCTCGGAGAAACTTCAAGAGATAGCGAAGGAGCAGGCATCCGGAAGAACGATTCTCGATATTTTCTCGAATGTGGAGATGCCGCTCATCGCTATACTTCGCGGGATGGAGCGAGCCGGCATTCGGCTGAACAGTTCCATTCTCATCTCGCTTTCGGAAGAAATGGAAAAAGAGATCGATGCCATTCAGAAAGAGATATTCGTGCTTGCCGGTCGGGAATTCAATGTTGGTTCGCCGAAGCAGCTCTCCGAAGTGTTGTTTGCTGAACTTGAGATCCCGACGGCAAATCTCAAACGGACAAAGACGGGCGTTTCAACTGCTTCCTCCGAACTTGAGAAACTGAAAGACGAGTATCCGATCGTTGCCTTGGTCGAGCAGTATCGCGAGCGGACAAAATTGAAGAGCACCTATCTTGATGTTTTGCCGCGGCTGGTGGACACGGAGAGCCGCGTGCATACGACCTTCGGGCAAGCGACGGCGGCAACGGGGCGGCTCTCGTCGACCGATCCGAATCTGCAAAACATTCCCATTCGAAGCGAGTGGGGCGAGCGGATTCGAAGCGCGTTTGTGGCGTCGCCGGGAAAGCTCTTGGTCGGGGCGGACTATTCCCAGATCGAACTTCGTGTGGCGGCGCATCTTTCGGATGATGCGGAGATGTGCGCGGCTTTTCGACGCGGAGAAGATATACACCGACGTACGGCATCGCTTGTTTACAATGCGCCTCCCGAAAGCGTGACGGATGACATGCGCCGCAAGGCGAAAGCGTTTAATTTCGGTATTATCTATGGAATGGGAGCCTATGGACTTTCGCAGTCTGCGGGCATGACGCGGGATGAGGCGGGGAAATTCATCGAAGACTACCTCGAACACTTCTCGGGCATTCGCGCTTTTATGGATTCGATGAGAAAATTCGCACTGGAGAAAGGATATGTCGAGACGGAATTAGGGAGGCGGAGATTTTTGCCTGAGATTGAAAGTGACAATCATCAGGTTGTCGCCTCAGCGGAACGCATGGCGATCAATATGCCGGTGCAGGGGCTTGAGGCGGATATCGTAAAACTCTCTATGATCGCGGTTGATTCGTTTATTCGCGAACGATTTTCTGGGAAGGCAACGCTTCTCCTGCAGATCCATGATGAGCTTATATTCGACGTTGAAGAATCCGTTGCGCCGGTTTTCGCTCACGAAATAAAAGGCGTGATGGAATCAGTCTACACGCTCCGTGTTCCGCTTGTGGTTGATGTATCGGTTGGGAAGAATTGGGGTGAGATATAG
- a CDS encoding type II/IV secretion system protein, translated as MVKVLPRNASTANFHSEREQQTAKILTTLKRSSEEGEAAALAHSARLPYVDLHIFPIETERVALIPEGDATSLGISLFQKRGKEIRIAILDPNRQKALDYIRALEDREGLIAKLYVASRPSLEHAWNAYKKPVFLDYLDHLKVNLSDSDLAAFEQEFGNLIALKNRILEIPTTQVLETIMVGAIKLRSSDIHLEPEEQNEIRLRYRIDGVLQDIGRFPASIYPLLLSRVKMLGKMKLNIRDKSQDGHFSLNLDSRKIDIRVSSIPGNFGESLVMRLLDQETALQDISTLGLRGLAYEQVERAFQKPTGIVLNTGPTGSGKTTTLYAILRKLNTPETKIITIEDPIEYEIPNITQTQVSKSRNYTFAMGLRSIVRQDPDIILVGEIRDDETANIAVNAGLTGHLVLSTLHTNNAAGSVARLVEMGVRPNTIPNAVNAFIAQRLVRILCSECKESYEPAEETSNSLKEILSLISPKAKIDIPKDIQKLWRPKGCLHCNGTGYKGRIGIFEVLTLTDVITEKIVSLTSENDIMKEALEEGMVTMAQDGILKAVSGDTSLDEVWRVTGQTEFLEDLYDQLMSQTLARAFPVGDTILKETRESLVSFDRFGKLIENAEQREALKYVFAGALLTGANDIHIEPQENSVDIRFRIDGVLQTVATLPMNEYPSILGDIKLLSGLKTEERAGVRDSRFMVKTESPLAGTSEQKFDIRVSIILGGFGETVVMRLLNRGAVALDIKTIGVREQTLHHLLDGMKKPTGIILNTGPTGSGKTTTLYSLIDFVKTPETKIITVEDPIEYQLSGILQTQVNEEGGYTFSSALRSLLRQNPNIVMIGEIRDDETAEIAFQAALTGHLVIATLHTNNAAGSIPRLISMGVRPDDIVNAGGTYMAQRLVRKLCTCKKRAPLDGALRETVEKVLRLFNEKSGVAIPEIPNEQWIAGGCEKCSNTGYKKRLVLSEVLEINKDIQHLIMNGALNLELEEAAIRNGMITMLMDGVLRALDGETSLEEVLRVVHL; from the coding sequence ATGGTCAAGGTGCTCCCTCGCAATGCTTCGACAGCAAACTTCCATTCCGAACGCGAACAACAAACCGCCAAGATTCTCACCACGCTGAAACGCTCTTCCGAAGAAGGCGAGGCAGCGGCGCTCGCTCATAGCGCGCGCCTTCCCTATGTCGACTTGCACATCTTCCCCATTGAAACAGAGCGCGTCGCGCTCATTCCCGAAGGAGATGCGACATCGCTCGGCATTTCTCTCTTTCAGAAAAGAGGCAAGGAAATCCGCATTGCCATTCTTGATCCGAACCGCCAAAAAGCGCTCGATTATATACGCGCACTCGAAGATCGCGAAGGACTCATCGCGAAGCTCTATGTCGCCTCACGACCTTCGCTCGAACATGCCTGGAATGCTTACAAAAAGCCGGTCTTTCTCGACTATCTCGATCATCTGAAAGTCAATCTTTCCGACAGCGACCTCGCGGCATTCGAGCAAGAATTCGGCAATCTCATTGCACTCAAGAACCGAATTTTAGAGATCCCCACGACACAGGTTCTCGAGACCATCATGGTCGGCGCGATCAAGCTCCGTTCGAGCGATATCCATCTCGAACCGGAAGAGCAAAACGAAATCCGGCTCCGCTACCGCATCGACGGAGTTCTTCAAGACATCGGGCGGTTCCCGGCCAGCATTTATCCTCTTCTCCTTTCGCGCGTCAAAATGCTCGGGAAAATGAAGCTGAATATCCGCGATAAATCTCAAGACGGTCATTTCTCGCTCAATCTCGACTCGAGGAAAATAGACATTCGCGTCTCGAGCATTCCAGGAAACTTCGGCGAGAGCCTCGTGATGCGACTCCTCGATCAAGAAACCGCTCTCCAAGATATTTCGACACTCGGACTCCGCGGACTCGCCTATGAGCAGGTCGAGCGCGCTTTTCAAAAACCGACCGGCATTGTCTTGAACACCGGCCCGACTGGAAGCGGAAAAACAACGACGCTCTACGCCATTCTCCGCAAACTCAATACTCCCGAGACGAAAATCATCACTATCGAAGATCCGATCGAATACGAAATTCCGAATATCACGCAGACACAGGTATCGAAGAGTCGAAACTACACCTTTGCCATGGGTCTTCGCTCCATCGTCCGCCAAGACCCGGATATCATCCTCGTCGGCGAAATTCGCGATGACGAAACCGCCAACATTGCCGTAAATGCCGGACTCACCGGACATCTCGTCCTCTCGACACTGCACACCAACAATGCCGCCGGCAGCGTCGCGCGTCTCGTTGAGATGGGCGTACGCCCCAACACCATTCCGAACGCCGTAAACGCTTTTATCGCTCAGCGGCTCGTCCGTATCCTCTGCTCGGAGTGCAAAGAATCATATGAGCCCGCCGAAGAGACCTCGAATTCTCTCAAAGAAATTCTCTCCCTGATTTCACCGAAAGCGAAGATAGACATACCCAAGGACATACAAAAACTCTGGCGGCCAAAGGGCTGCCTCCACTGCAACGGAACCGGATACAAAGGGCGGATCGGCATTTTTGAAGTCCTCACGCTCACCGATGTGATCACTGAAAAAATCGTCTCGCTCACGAGCGAAAACGACATCATGAAAGAGGCGCTCGAGGAAGGCATGGTCACTATGGCGCAAGATGGCATATTGAAAGCCGTGAGCGGCGACACATCACTCGATGAAGTCTGGCGCGTCACCGGACAAACCGAATTCCTCGAAGACCTCTACGACCAACTCATGTCACAAACACTCGCCCGAGCCTTCCCGGTCGGCGACACCATTCTCAAAGAGACACGAGAAAGCCTTGTTTCTTTCGACCGATTCGGAAAACTCATCGAAAACGCCGAGCAACGCGAAGCGCTCAAGTACGTATTCGCCGGAGCCCTCTTGACCGGCGCCAACGACATCCACATCGAACCGCAGGAGAATTCCGTCGACATTCGTTTTCGTATCGACGGCGTCCTCCAGACGGTTGCGACACTCCCGATGAACGAATACCCGTCTATTTTGGGAGATATCAAACTCCTCTCCGGACTCAAGACCGAAGAACGCGCCGGCGTGCGCGACAGCCGCTTCATGGTCAAGACCGAATCACCGCTTGCCGGAACAAGTGAGCAGAAGTTCGACATCCGCGTCTCCATCATCCTGGGAGGCTTTGGCGAGACCGTCGTAATGCGACTCTTGAACCGCGGCGCCGTCGCGCTCGACATCAAAACAATCGGCGTCCGCGAGCAGACGCTCCATCATCTTTTGGACGGCATGAAGAAACCGACCGGCATCATTTTGAACACCGGTCCCACCGGAAGTGGCAAGACGACGACACTGTACAGTCTTATTGATTTTGTCAAAACGCCGGAGACAAAAATCATCACCGTCGAAGATCCGATCGAATACCAGCTCTCCGGAATACTGCAGACACAGGTGAACGAAGAAGGCGGATACACGTTCTCATCCGCACTCCGCTCACTTCTCCGGCAGAATCCCAACATCGTCATGATCGGCGAAATCCGCGACGACGAAACTGCGGAAATCGCCTTCCAGGCGGCACTCACGGGCCATCTCGTCATCGCCACCCTCCACACCAACAATGCCGCCGGAAGCATACCGCGCCTCATCTCGATGGGCGTTCGCCCTGACGATATCGTAAATGCGGGCGGCACTTACATGGCACAACGCCTCGTCCGCAAGCTCTGCACCTGCAAGAAGCGCGCACCACTCGACGGCGCACTTCGCGAGACCGTCGAAAAAGTATTGCGATTGTTCAATGAAAAGTCCGGCGTCGCCATTCCAGAAATCCCAAACGAGCAATGGATCGCCGGCGGATGCGAAAAGTGCAGCAACACCGGATACAAAAAACGACTCGTTTTAAGCGAGGTCCTCGAGATCAACAAGGACATCCAACACCTCATTATGAACGGCGCTCTCAATCTCGAACTCGAAGAAGCCGCCATACGAAACGGCATGATCACCATGCTCATGGACGGCGTCTTACGGGCCCTCGATGGCGAAACCTCCCTCGAAGAAGTCCTCCGCGTGGTGCATCTGTAA
- the ruvC gene encoding crossover junction endodeoxyribonuclease RuvC — translation MRILGIDPGTATVGWGVLEVNGNTMTAIAYGHISTSPALPLSERIAEISRDLREIAKRYTPSEASVEKIFFFKNQKTVIAVSQARGAILLTLQTLGIRLSEYTPLQVKQSLTGYGRAEKKQMQIMIKSILKLSEIPKPDDVADALALALCHANSRTYQNMLKQNI, via the coding sequence ATGAGAATACTCGGTATTGACCCTGGAACAGCGACTGTCGGATGGGGAGTCCTCGAAGTCAATGGGAACACTATGACTGCCATCGCCTACGGACATATTTCCACCAGCCCCGCACTTCCACTCTCCGAACGTATTGCCGAAATCTCCCGAGACCTCCGGGAAATCGCCAAGCGATACACTCCTTCCGAAGCTTCCGTAGAGAAGATATTTTTCTTTAAGAATCAGAAAACAGTAATCGCCGTGAGTCAAGCCCGCGGAGCCATACTCTTGACGCTTCAGACTCTGGGCATTAGGCTGTCTGAGTATACGCCGCTCCAGGTAAAGCAGTCGCTCACCGGATACGGACGTGCCGAAAAAAAACAGATGCAAATCATGATCAAGAGCATCTTGAAACTCTCTGAAATACCCAAACCCGATGACGTCGCCGACGCCCTTGCCCTTGCCCTTTGCCATGCCAACAGCCGGACATACCAAAACATGCTCAAACAAAACATATAG
- a CDS encoding PH domain-containing protein: MMTPNKELTRTCSFEGQDRDEEILYVIHRHWFNILVQFIPFVLGLIAVLAVFVFFFFIYPDAFAALDRRFFAFVESVLLIFLWIFAFLIWIDYYLDVWIITNKRIVNIEQKGLFVRSMSELYLFRVQDTTSEVKGFFPSMLNYGDVFIQSAGEQERFQFHKIPDPYAVKDTIMDMARDTHQEEIEFMEENFQHRGAKKNPPEKNNKSNA; this comes from the coding sequence ATGATGACGCCCAACAAAGAACTTACTCGCACCTGCTCCTTTGAAGGTCAGGATCGTGACGAAGAAATTCTCTATGTGATTCACCGTCACTGGTTCAACATACTCGTGCAATTTATTCCCTTCGTACTCGGTCTCATAGCCGTTCTCGCGGTATTCGTTTTCTTTTTCTTCATTTATCCGGACGCATTCGCCGCTCTCGATCGACGATTCTTCGCCTTTGTCGAAAGCGTGCTCCTCATTTTCCTCTGGATCTTCGCCTTCCTCATCTGGATAGACTACTACCTCGATGTCTGGATCATCACCAATAAGCGAATCGTCAATATCGAACAAAAGGGGCTCTTCGTCCGATCCATGAGCGAGCTCTATCTCTTTCGCGTCCAAGATACAACCAGCGAAGTAAAGGGGTTCTTCCCATCAATGCTCAACTACGGCGACGTCTTCATTCAGTCAGCCGGCGAACAAGAACGATTCCAGTTTCACAAAATCCCTGATCCCTACGCCGTCAAAGACACCATCATGGACATGGCGCGCGACACGCATCAGGAAGAAATCGAGTTTATGGAGGAAAACTTCCAGCACCGAGGAGCCAAGAAAAATCCGCCTGAGAAGAATAACAAGAGCAACGCTTGA
- the tsaE gene encoding tRNA (adenosine(37)-N6)-threonylcarbamoyltransferase complex ATPase subunit type 1 TsaE, translated as MPIFHTQSAEELRKLGASFARGICPGVVALSGELGAGKTTFSQGILAEMGATGPFTSPTFVIMKQYDLAVPLEGIERIYHVDAYRIGEADLRAQGFAEWASDPNGVVLLEWPERVPGLVPETATRISFTVEKTGRRIEWQKNEMQDKGLLVS; from the coding sequence ATGCCGATTTTTCACACACAATCAGCGGAAGAGTTGCGGAAACTAGGGGCGAGTTTTGCTCGGGGGATTTGTCCGGGAGTCGTCGCGCTTTCGGGCGAGCTCGGTGCGGGGAAGACGACGTTTTCGCAGGGGATTCTTGCGGAGATGGGCGCGACAGGACCCTTCACGAGTCCGACGTTCGTCATCATGAAGCAATATGACCTCGCGGTTCCTCTGGAGGGCATCGAGCGTATCTATCATGTGGACGCATATCGAATAGGCGAAGCGGATCTTCGTGCGCAGGGATTTGCCGAGTGGGCGAGTGATCCGAATGGTGTAGTATTGCTCGAGTGGCCGGAGCGCGTTCCGGGACTCGTGCCGGAAACCGCAACTCGCATTTCATTTACCGTAGAGAAAACGGGAAGGAGAATAGAATGGCAAAAAAACGAAATGCAGGACAAAGGGCTCTTGGTTTCATAA
- a CDS encoding DUF167 domain-containing protein, whose protein sequence is MKVFVAVKTNVKAEYVERIDDAHFRVGVKAVPEKGKANTRIVRLLADFFNVSPARVVLRSGGVSRMKCFNIE, encoded by the coding sequence ATGAAAGTTTTCGTTGCTGTGAAAACAAATGTGAAGGCGGAGTATGTTGAGCGGATCGACGATGCGCATTTTCGCGTTGGCGTGAAGGCGGTTCCCGAAAAAGGAAAGGCGAATACAAGGATCGTGAGATTGCTTGCCGACTTTTTCAACGTGTCGCCGGCGAGGGTTGTCTTGCGTTCCGGCGGAGTGTCGCGGATGAAATGTTTCAACATCGAGTAG
- a CDS encoding DUF3048 domain-containing protein yields MSLGKKLSVLAVIVAIAAGIAYYFEVWPFASREPRQAIEIENGKSVMNDEPEPMKNTGPVSPITGIACEHWDRRPVAVMQPADVSARPAAGFSSADMVFEMPVFTGANTRLMGVYLCDIPEDIGSMRSARHDYLPLAKSLDAIFVHWGYSKFAETLLSQKVIDNINCLTTSFCPRWTQTGIMKYEDTGHITRDAIEQAIAKYGYRTTGEFSGYPHQEEAPFENRPTGGHLRLAFPNPYDVSYDYDRSTNSYLRIWDKSPDTDKNNGERIAPKNIAVLIAESEQIKLATDYVARGVQNPWDLVPKDEQDGLDYGGIGRYNNINMGDPWFDTKDSGDAFYYFNGKEYKGTWKKDKKSLDSKLTFLDESGKEVLFVPGQIWVDVMEPGQGIKWEPGV; encoded by the coding sequence ATGTCTCTTGGAAAAAAACTAAGTGTGTTGGCAGTCATTGTGGCGATTGCAGCGGGTATCGCATATTATTTTGAGGTTTGGCCATTTGCTTCGCGCGAGCCGCGGCAGGCGATAGAAATCGAAAATGGGAAGTCGGTCATGAACGATGAACCGGAGCCAATGAAAAACACGGGACCGGTGAGTCCGATCACTGGTATCGCCTGCGAGCACTGGGATCGTCGACCGGTTGCTGTGATGCAGCCGGCGGATGTATCGGCGCGCCCGGCAGCCGGATTCTCCAGTGCGGATATGGTGTTTGAAATGCCAGTTTTCACGGGGGCGAATACACGTCTTATGGGAGTGTACCTCTGCGATATTCCAGAAGACATCGGTTCTATGCGAAGTGCGCGGCATGACTATTTGCCACTTGCCAAGAGTCTCGATGCTATCTTCGTGCATTGGGGGTATTCCAAATTCGCCGAAACGCTTCTCTCTCAGAAGGTGATAGACAATATCAATTGTTTGACCACATCGTTTTGTCCGCGGTGGACGCAGACCGGTATCATGAAATACGAGGATACGGGGCATATTACCCGGGACGCTATAGAGCAAGCGATTGCAAAGTATGGCTATCGAACGACCGGAGAGTTCTCGGGGTATCCACACCAGGAGGAGGCGCCATTTGAGAATCGTCCAACGGGCGGGCATTTGCGCCTTGCTTTCCCGAATCCGTATGACGTTTCCTACGACTATGATCGTAGTACGAACTCGTATCTTCGCATTTGGGACAAATCGCCCGATACGGACAAGAATAACGGAGAGCGTATTGCGCCAAAGAATATCGCGGTTCTTATTGCTGAGTCGGAGCAAATAAAGCTTGCGACCGATTATGTTGCCCGCGGTGTTCAGAATCCATGGGATCTTGTGCCAAAAGACGAACAAGACGGTCTCGACTATGGTGGTATTGGACGATACAACAACATTAACATGGGTGATCCGTGGTTTGATACCAAAGACAGCGGTGACGCATTCTACTATTTCAATGGCAAGGAGTATAAGGGGACGTGGAAGAAGGACAAGAAGAGTTTGGACAGTAAGCTGACCTTTCTCGATGAGTCCGGGAAAGAAGTTCTCTTTGTGCCCGGTCAGATATGGGTGGATGTAATGGAGCCCGGGCAAGGTATCAAATGGGAACCGGGTGTGTAG